The Salvia miltiorrhiza cultivar Shanhuang (shh) chromosome 1, IMPLAD_Smil_shh, whole genome shotgun sequence genome has a window encoding:
- the LOC131008556 gene encoding uncharacterized protein LOC131008556: MIKGADWAHQIMRSRYLTDFSYAKQNIANSSIWIGLKDEVNQLVDDSYSCIDRGDGTFFWRDDWLGYKLVDKLKIHSYMHDFLNFSVHDYFYDDVWHFSTAFVNRFPEVVADILLLPMNGGKDVRFWKHSVRGEVSAALAFSRKCHRFPEVNWGKWIWEPFILVRRSILCWRVIHGRLPTLDILVRQGLVAPNGCSLCFESGESISHVLWNCSKVKPIWREFLSWFDKAPLGDCLDIHLFLVLAWATKFSLQILSFWKAGVITIL, from the coding sequence ATGATTAAAGGGGCAGATTGGGCTCATCAAATCATGCGCTCTAGATATCTTACTGATTTTAGCTACGCTAAGCAGAATATTGCTAATTCTTCTATTTGGATTGGGTTGAAGGATGAAGTGAATCAGTTAGTGGATGATTCTTATTCCTGTATTGATCGTGGTGATGGCACCTTTTTTTGGAGAGATGATTGGCTTGGTTATAAGCTTGTTGATAAGCTTAAGATTCATTCTTACATGCatgattttcttaatttttcagTGCATGActatttttatgatgatgtttggCATTTCTCTACTGCTTTCGTGAATCGTTTCCCTGAAGTGGTGGCTGATATCTTACTTCTTCCCATGAATGGGGGTAAGGACGTTAGATTCTGGAAACATTCGGTACGTGGGGAAGTCTCTGCTGCTCTGGCCTTCTCGAGAAAATGTCATCGTTTCCCAGAGGTGAACTGGGGAAAATGGATTTGGGAGCCTTTCATTCTTGTTAGACGCTCAATTCTTTGCTGGCGCGTTATTCACGGGCGTCTCCCCACTCTTGATATTCTGGTTCGGCAGGGCTTGGTCGCCCCTAATGGCTGCTCGCTGTGCTTTGAGAGCGGGGAGTCTATTTCTCATGTTTTGTGGAATTGTTCGAAGGTGAAGCCCATTTGGCGAGAGTTCCTCTCTTGGTTTGACAAAGCTCCTCTCGGGGACTGCTTGGATATTCACTTGTTTCTGGTGCTGGCGTGGGCGACGAAGTTTAGCTTACAAATTCTTTCATTCTGGAAAGCCGGTGTCATCACTATTTTGTGA